In Plasmodium vinckei vinckei genome assembly, chromosome: PVVCY_13, a single genomic region encodes these proteins:
- a CDS encoding iron sulfur cluster assembly protein, putative, translating to MNIRLLNQCFQKSRSCSYINVLKINNTNNCYQLCCRNYSDNVKDHFNKPRNVGSFDKNEKNVGTSIVGKASCGDVIKLQLKIEDDVIKDARFMAFGCGSAIASSSYATELIKGKTIDEALKIKNNDIASHLNLPPVKIHCSLLAEDAIKHAIKNYREKVIN from the coding sequence atgaatataagaTTGCTTAATCAGTGTTTTCAAAAGAGTAGAAGCTgctcatatataaatgtcttaaaaataaataacacAAATAACTGCTATCAATTATGTTGCCGTAATTACAGTGATAATGTAAAAGACCATTTTAATAAACCAAGAAATGTTGGGtcatttgataaaaatgaaaaaaatgtcgGAACATCGATTGTTGGTAAAGCTTCATGTGGGGATGTTATAAAATTGcaattaaaaattgaaGATGACGTGATAAAAGATGCTCGCTTTATGGCATTTGGATGTGGCTCAGCTATTGCTAGTAGTTCATATGCAACTGAATTGATAAAAGGGAAAACAATTGATGAagctttaaaaattaaaaataatgatattgCTTCCCACTTGAATTTACCACCCGTCAAAATCCATTGTAGTTTATTAGCCGAAGATGCTATAAAGCATGccattaaaaattatagagAAAAGGTTATAAATTGA